AGCACCTGCGTTTTCTTATTTTTTTACAAAATTATTAGAGCTTGAGCCGGGATTGCCTAGGAAGTTTAAAAAACCAGAAGGAGTTGGAGATAAGGTCATAAATGGCGAGAGATTCCTCTATACTGATAGAAGTCCTTTGAAATATAAGGAAAGAGAGACTAGTAGCGAGATATTATTTTGAAGCAGTTTTTTATTAGATTCTTCCCATATATTAAAGAATATAAAGCGTGTTTTATATATGCAATTATAGGTGCTTTACTAGTTGCACTAGCAAGTGCTGCTGCGGCATATTTAGTAAAGCCAGTTTTAGATGATATTTTTATCAAAAAAGATGAAACAATGCTAAAGATTCTGCCATTTTTGGTTGTTTTGGCGTATTTTGCAAAAGGACTTGGCACATACATACAGACATATTATATGAGCTTTGTTGGTAATGATATTGTTCGTCGTTTGAAGGATAATTTGCTATCAAAGATTCTTAGCTTTGAGATAGGGTTTTTTAATTCTAATCGAAATGGTGAGATAATTTCGCGTGTTATGAATGATATAAATGCAATTCAAGGTGCTGTGTCAAATCATTTTATGGAATCTTTTAGAGAGTCTGCTACTATTGTTGCTTTAATTTGTGTTGTAATCTACCAAAGCCCAGAGTTAGCATTTTATGGGCTTGTTGTTATGCCTCTTGTTTTGTATCCAATAATTGTAATTGCAAAGAAAATGCGTAAATTCTCCAAAAAGATTCAAGAAAAAAATGCTGATTTATCTTCTAAGTTAGTCGAGATTTTTAATAATGTAGAACTTGTAAAGATAAGCTCTAGCGATAAAATGGAGATATCGCAATTTGCAAGTCGTAATAGAGAGCTTTTTAATGCTATTATGAAATCAGTTAAATTATCAGAATTGTATTCTCCAATAATGGAGACAATAGGTGCTATTGCAGTTGCTGTTGTTATTGTTGTTGGTGGATACAAGGTAATAGATGGTGAGCTTAGCACGGGTGCATTTTTTTCATTTGTTACTGCACTTTTTATGCTTTATACTCCTATTAAGCGTGTTAGTGGGCTTTATTTGAAGTTCCAAGTTGCATTTGTGGCAGGGGATAGAATCTATGAGCTACTAAATAGAGAGAGTGGCTTTAAAAGTGGAAGCGAGATTTTAGAGAAGGTGACTAGTGTTGAATTTAGCAATGTTGGCTTGAAGTATGATGATAAAGAGGCTTTAAGGGACATTAATTTAAAGCTAAATTATGGAGATACAATCGCATTGGTTGGAAGTAGTGGTGGTGGTAAAAGTTCTTTGGTGAATCTTTTATTAAGACTATATGAGCCTACAAGTGGTGAAGTGCTGATAAATGGTAAGAAAATAGAAAGTTATGATTATAAAAGTCTAACTAGTAAAATAGGTGTTGTAACTCAAAGAATCTTTATATTTAATGATAGTGTTGCAAATAATATTGCATATGGTGATGTTGTTGATGAAAATAGAGTAATAGAATCTCTAAAGAGTGCTATGATTTATGATTATATAGAATCTCTACCAAATGGAATTTATACTAATTTAGATGAATTTGGTGCGAATCTAAGCGGTGGTCAAAGACAGAGAATCGCCATTGCTAGAGCATTATATAAAAATCCAGAAATATTAATATTAGATGAGGCTACTAGTGCATTAGATAACAAAACTGAAGAAGGATTTAAAGAATCTCTAAGGCAAATTATAAAATATAAGATTGTGATAATAGTTGCACATAGACCTTCTACGCTATCTTTAGCTGATACACTTTATTTTCTAAAAGATGGAAAAATAATAGATAGTGGCAACCTAGATAATCTGCTTAAAACTTGTGAAACTTTTAGGGAATATTATAAAAGTGTGTAGAAAATAATGTTATAATTTTCAAAATTTCTACTTTAAGGTTTCTATAATGTCGAATTTATCAAATGTTGATCAAATTACCAATTTGCACAGGAACAATGAGTTACAACTTCTGTGTTTTAGATTAGAAAAAGACAAGGATTTATATGCGGTAAATGTCTTTAAGATTCGTGAAGTTGTTAAATATAGGGGAGAGATAACTGTTGTCGCACATGAGGGAAGTTCTTTGGTTGAAGGATTGATAACGATTAGAGAGCTTACAATACCTTTAATAGATTTAAAGAAGTGGTTTTATTATGATTCTGCAAATAAGACAAAAAACTTGGATCCTTATGGTATTGTTAGGGATCCTGGTGATGATGAAGTGGTTATGATATGTGAGTTTTCTAAATGGACAGTGGGGGTTAGAATCTATGAAGCAGATAGAATCTTAAATAAAAAATGGACCGATATTGAGCAGAGTGCTGGTATTGGTAACTCTGGGCTTAATACAAAACTTGTAAGTAGAACGAGATATTTTGATGGGCGTTTGGTGCAAGTAGTTGATATTGAAAAAATGCTAATTGATGTATTCCCATGGATTGAAGATGAGAAAAATGATGAGATGAATAGGATACAGGAGATTGAAACTGATAAGGAAGTGCTATTAGCAGATGATTCTCCAAGTGTTATTAAAACAATGCAACACATATTAACAAAGCTTGGGCTTGTATATCATACATTTACTAATGGACAGCAGTTGCTTGATTATGCCTTTGATGAGAATACTGATATATCTAAGATAGGTATTATAATTACAGACTTAGAAATGCCAGAGGCAAGTGGATTTGAGGTTATTAAGCAAATTAAAGCAAATCCAAAAACAGCCCACTTGCCAATCGTCGTAAATTCATCTATGAGTGGTAGTAGCAATGAAGATATGGCAAGATCACTAAATGCAAACGAGTTTATCTCAAAATCAAACCCTATAGAGGTAGAAGAAGCTTTAAGAAAATTTATGATTAAGTAGCTTTTGCTACTTAACAAACAAAATTCAAAATCACATTACTATCAATACCAATTTAATACTTTTTATAATTTTTTTGGCTTTTTGTTTATGTTGCTTTATGTATCTAATTTTATAGTAAAGATGGATATAATTTTTTATGATTAAAATCTTTTGATAATTAGTTAAAAATTTTGAATCTTATTGCTAGATTACTAGAGAAAAAGTTTAAGCAGATTATAAAATGTAAATAAGCCATAATGTAAAAGTAGATATAGCTTGTTTTGTAGGATAAAAATAATTGGAAGTGATAATTTGTAGGTTAATTGTAATATGAATATTTTTATAGGACAAATTAGTAAATTCTAATAGAATATAACACTAATTGTAGCAACTACTGACATCATTTTCATTGATGTTTCTGCGCCTAAAATAGTTGTTTTAGGTTTTGTATATCCAGCATCGATACCTATTGTCATAAAAGGAATCATAGGCATGTCAAATTTGGCACCAACATTTAGAGCGTAAGTATTGTCAAAGTCTCCAAATAAATATAGAATAGCTAGCACCAACATAAGGGGTTAATCCAAATGAAGTATTATATCCAACTAATGCTCCAAATTGAATATTTGCATCGCTAAAACTGCTATATTTCATATATTTGATTTGTGGAGCTACTACAAATCTTGAATTAACAGAACCAAGCCATACTCTACCATATCCACCATAGAAGTTCTCACTAGCGCTTTCACTAGCAGAAGCACTACCATAACTTGCTTCAATATCAGCCTTTGTTAGGCCAACCATTAAACCAGCTTCAGGCTTCACTTTTAGAGAGCAAACTTCCATAGCCATTGTAGCATGAACAAGCAAAATC
The Helicobacter ibis DNA segment above includes these coding regions:
- a CDS encoding ABC transporter ATP-binding protein produces the protein MKQFFIRFFPYIKEYKACFIYAIIGALLVALASAAAAYLVKPVLDDIFIKKDETMLKILPFLVVLAYFAKGLGTYIQTYYMSFVGNDIVRRLKDNLLSKILSFEIGFFNSNRNGEIISRVMNDINAIQGAVSNHFMESFRESATIVALICVVIYQSPELAFYGLVVMPLVLYPIIVIAKKMRKFSKKIQEKNADLSSKLVEIFNNVELVKISSSDKMEISQFASRNRELFNAIMKSVKLSELYSPIMETIGAIAVAVVIVVGGYKVIDGELSTGAFFSFVTALFMLYTPIKRVSGLYLKFQVAFVAGDRIYELLNRESGFKSGSEILEKVTSVEFSNVGLKYDDKEALRDINLKLNYGDTIALVGSSGGGKSSLVNLLLRLYEPTSGEVLINGKKIESYDYKSLTSKIGVVTQRIFIFNDSVANNIAYGDVVDENRVIESLKSAMIYDYIESLPNGIYTNLDEFGANLSGGQRQRIAIARALYKNPEILILDEATSALDNKTEEGFKESLRQIIKYKIVIIVAHRPSTLSLADTLYFLKDGKIIDSGNLDNLLKTCETFREYYKSV
- a CDS encoding chemotaxis protein; amino-acid sequence: MSNLSNVDQITNLHRNNELQLLCFRLEKDKDLYAVNVFKIREVVKYRGEITVVAHEGSSLVEGLITIRELTIPLIDLKKWFYYDSANKTKNLDPYGIVRDPGDDEVVMICEFSKWTVGVRIYEADRILNKKWTDIEQSAGIGNSGLNTKLVSRTRYFDGRLVQVVDIEKMLIDVFPWIEDEKNDEMNRIQEIETDKEVLLADDSPSVIKTMQHILTKLGLVYHTFTNGQQLLDYAFDENTDISKIGIIITDLEMPEASGFEVIKQIKANPKTAHLPIVVNSSMSGSSNEDMARSLNANEFISKSNPIEVEEALRKFMIK